A genomic window from Thunnus maccoyii chromosome 2, fThuMac1.1, whole genome shotgun sequence includes:
- the helt gene encoding hairy and enhancer of split-related protein helt produces the protein MASKMKDRKRTPISHKVIEKRRRDRINRCLNELGKTVPMALAKQNSGKLEKAEILEMTVQYLRALHSADFPRGREKGELLAEFANYFHYGYHECMKNLVHYLTTEDRAETKDIKYARILAFLQSKSRAVTEPVFGSVGSMPEPSDYLGQLHSSPEHQSHSPTDAVYQQSPPGHFSWHSSARSPGISYPTVPLSAHTQQHGGYLSPVQGLDHHYFNFIGHTHANTFSLHSAQHAM, from the exons AGAACTCCCATCTCTCACAAAGTTATTGAGAAACGAAGACGGGACCGCATCAATCGCTGCCTAAACGAATTAGGGAAAACAGTTCCAATGGCACTGGCAAAACAG AACTCTGGAAAACTGGAGAAGGCTGAAATCTTGGAAATGACAGTTCAGTATCTGCGAGCGCTCCACTCAGCGGATTTCCCTCGCGGGAGAGAAAAAG GTGAACTGCTGGCTGAGTTTGCGAACTACTTCCACTACGGATACCACGAGTGTATGAAGAACCTGGTGCACTACCTGACCACAGAGGATAGAGCTGAAACCAAAGACATCAAGTACGCACGGATCCTCGCCTTCTTACAGTCCAAATCCCGTGCGGTCACCGAGCCGGTGTTCGGCTCTGTCGGCTCGATGCCAGAACCGTCTGACTATCTGGGTCAGCTGCACTCATCACCGGAGCACCAAAGCCACAGCCCCACTGACGCCGTGTACCAGCAGAGTCCGCCGGGACACTTCTCGTGGCACAGCTCGGCCCGCAGCCCGGGCATCTCGTACCCAACAGTGCCGCTCTCTGCGCACACACAACAACACGGTGGATACTTGTCACCGGTGCAGGGACTCGATCACCACTATTTCAACTTCATTGGTCACACGCACGCAAACACGTTCAGTTTGCACAGTGCGCAACATGCCATGTAA